From the Mya arenaria isolate MELC-2E11 chromosome 17, ASM2691426v1 genome, the window tatcagactgctgacaaaaaaatagatcgcagatttttatatttcaggtcataaattgatgttttatgcatttttcttaaaccgttagtgaCGGTTTAGGCCATAAGACATaagttttcgaacggaaatatgaaaatctacgatctaatttttggtcagcaataaaaaaataaaaaagtgagagtgcatctttaatgttttgtaaCAACAGTCTGTTTATACCGTACACACTAGGCGATTTTATAATGCAGCAACCGTAATgtaatttaaaagacaaaagCTCAACATgcaaaacacaatgaaaacaaatttatattaaagGGTGTGCTAATACAAgatcaatatttcattcaaatcgAAAACGTTTCGCTAAATGACAACCAAATTTCACATCCGTTAACAAGGATACACTAGGTCAGATAAAACTTCATCTCAATTCTACCCTACACAAGTAACGAGTATGTCTGAACAAGTAAGGTATTAATTGTCAgtcatgtaattttaatattgACATGTAAAGGAACATCGAAATAAAATTTACGTTGATAAATAACAtcgatatatgtttataaattgatAATGTAAATCACTTCAAAAAAGATAACCCAAATCCCATGTGATGTGGCTTCTATTAGGAGCCTTTGGGCTTGAGATTTATGTCATTTATGGCGTAAATTCTGACGGCGCACACGTCTTTTGCCTGAAATATAAAACGCCAATGTATATTCATTGTTCAAACACACATATTGacttaataaattaatgttactcACTTAGATCTTAAGTACATTTTTTCGTAATCCGAAATAACCAAAAATACCTGACACCATAAACTATACATCTAAACATAAATTATGAATTGAGATTTTATTGGGCAGcgtataattattaaatatacatgtagtattggcttgttttaagataatattGCCTGTAACATGCATTTATGAGAGTGGTAGAtaccaaacataaaataattaaatttaataggCGGATGAACACATTTTACAGCACAATTTATGGCATTggtaaacacaattttatttcaagGGTGTGTATATAAGATCAACATTTGGGGCAATATTAAAACGaatgttttaactgaaatataacacatttaaccattgatatacatgtacttccTATTTATGATTCGTTTGAACATTAACTACATGCTACGTTCTTCCTCTATTCTATAACTGGTCCtctaaaagtaataaaaacacacacaaattatTCGTTTGCCATTCTCATCTGATCATACGTGTTTTCGACTGTAGTTTTAAACGCCGttctaaacacattttaatatataaatcctGAAAAAAGAGATCGGGCGGGGAGACATATGGACctaacaaatatatgttttcgcTGCAAATAAGCCTCGATTGGCAAatgtgtgtaagcttatttatattcGCGCTATAAGATTGtgagtcattttaggtttttagaacttagtgcacagacagaatgtaacccttgttggagctaccctggttcttaaacgtgcaccagtgtatcgCAATGTCACATGGGGcacccatttaacgtccctcccggaagacgattagtatttgcggcggggaatcgaacctgcgacccatGGATTGACAGTCAGGACTGGTGCACAAGATAACGGAAGACAAACCACTTAAGAAGAAGTTTTGAAACGGAAAcgattatatttattatgtcatacaaataattttatcagGCTATTACAAACTCTGTTCATCGGAAGCCACATCAAAATCAACAATATGTCTTTGTCATGTGATAGAAATGACATGTGTTTTCGGAAATTAAAGCTTGTTTTTTCAACGAGATACATGACAACACTTGGTTGAATTAtagaacgaatgaatgaataaatgagtGAATGGATGagcgagtgagtgagtgagtgagtgagttcataaataaataaataaatgaatagatAGATCGATAgatggatagatggatggatggatggatggatggatggatggatggatggatggatagatagatagatagatagatagatagatagatagatagatagatagatagatagatagatagatagatagatagatagatagatagatagatagatagatagatagatagatagatagatagatagatagatagatagatagatagatagatagatagatagatagatagatagatagatagatagatagatagatagatagatagatagatagatagatagatagatagatagatagatagatagatagatagatagatagatagatagatagatagatagatagatagatagatagatagatagatagatagatagatagatagatagatagatagatagatagatagatagatagatagatagatagatagatagatagatagataaataaataaaacaaatagatgaattaaaaataaataaaaatgaaataaataagtgaatatttaatttatcaatactCTAATAATAACTAAAATCACTATAGGTGATGGGAATAGGAATCggtaattgttattgttatatatgCTTTGTCTGTTATTTCataagatattatttttatcctATGTCCTCATCCCCAGCGACTATGATGGCTATGAGGACTACGCAGACATTTCACAGCAGGAAAAGGAACGTCCGAAGGACAGcccaaataaatcaaaacagaGTCCACTGATAGGGGTCCTCACGCAATCATTGATGTCCAACAGATCTAGCGACAGTCTGTTTGTTGACGTAGGTATGTACAGCCACaatgtagaaaaaaaacgttattttaaataaggaaTGTATATGAAGTTATGAAcctatatattttttctttgacatgtttttgaaattagtTTCCAATTTAAAGCTTAAGTGTACGTTGAACGAAGCATATAAGGGCGCATAACTCGCACACCGACCTCATTTACCCAAACTATATCATCACTTGTTAAACCATCATTGAAGCAAACTAAAATTTTGGTCCGCTTTAAGGTTTGCGGCAAGACTATCTTCTCCAGCGGTGTGGCGGGACTTCGTTAAAGTACTCATTTCCGGATGTTGACTACGCCTTTCTCGGATACGATCTTATGAAGGGATACCCACATGCCATTGGGAGCGATCCGGGATTCACCTTTCCGATTTTCAGAGCGGATTATTCCGAGCACCGGCACACAGGTGACTGTCGATTTTCCGTACCTCGTGGACTCGTTCTTATACCAGATGTCTCGTGCGTCGTCTCGTTTTCGTCATCAGTTGTTAAATCTGCCAGAGAGTTCGAACAATCGCTATCAGTTTCTGCAAGTGTAAGTGCCGGGGGGTGGGGAGTGCAGTTTTCGGCAAGTGCAGGATACCAGAAAGCTTCGTCAGAAATTTCAAAGAATGAGTATGTCTACATTATATCCAAAGCAACATGCAATTACTATAAAAGCAAACTCCAGGACGGAAAAACGCCACCATTTGATCCCACATTTCTACATTGGATACACAAGCTTAATAACTCGGACTCTGTAGGTGATTACTTGGATTTCTTTACCAAATACGGTACACATTATCCAAAGGAAATGACTTTCGGAGCAAGATTCATGAAGGAGCACAGAATGCAATCCAACGAGTACGAGACAAAGCAAAGTCAGGGAATAAATGTTGCGGTTCAGGCAAGCTACAACGGCCTATTTAGCGCGGGTGGTGGTTTTAATTTGGACTCCAGCCAAAGGCAACAAGCGTCCGCCTTCTCGAAATCTGTAGAGACGACTACTATCACAATAGGTGCCGCTCCTCCGGCTGACGGTGAGGCCAACACGTGGGCAGCCACCGTCCAGTCCAACCCTGTGCCTTCGTCATACACGCTTGACACTATAGAGAATGTATTTTCCGAGGAATACATGGGACATCTCGATGTTGACTACCAAAGAATACGAGCAAGTATGGCCCAAAACAAATTTGTCTATTGGGGAATGCTTCAAAGAGCTATAGGTTCCGATGACTTCTCCTTTGACACCGGGGAAGGTGTTGTTATTCCGAATTGGTACACGGAGGGAGACTATCGAGATGAGCGAATTACCTTTACAGACTGCGTCAATACATGTCAGCAGCTTGGTTCTAAACAATGTGATGGGATCAGTTTTTGCAAAAAC encodes:
- the LOC128224184 gene encoding uncharacterized protein LOC128224184 — encoded protein: MDIPGAVLFVCFLAVEFGLSLQSDYDGYEDYADISQQEKERPKDSPNKSKQSPLIGVLTQSLMSNRSSDSLFVDVGLRQDYLLQRCGGTSLKYSFPDVDYAFLGYDLMKGYPHAIGSDPGFTFPIFRADYSEHRHTGDCRFSVPRGLVLIPDVSCVVSFSSSVVKSAREFEQSLSVSASVSAGGWGVQFSASAGYQKASSEISKNEYVYIISKATCNYYKSKLQDGKTPPFDPTFLHWIHKLNNSDSVGDYLDFFTKYGTHYPKEMTFGARFMKEHRMQSNEYETKQSQGINVAVQASYNGLFSAGGGFNLDSSQRQQASAFSKSVETTTITIGAAPPADGEANTWAATVQSNPVPSSYTLDTIENVFSEEYMGHLDVDYQRIRASMAQNKFVYWGMLQRAIGSDDFSFDTGEGVVIPNWYTEGDYRDERITFTDCVNTCQQLGSKQCDGISFCKNCIDRAWSICTIFRKSRNQDAFKFDERWQTIVYNGKLTLRDMTVADTTGNALDTKMSYVGSDSSAYGKAVNECDEGRKAFSNAKSYSYGMVFNTQFLLCKIYGDTKTLSLAKRKGFTTYIQA